The Podospora pseudocomata strain CBS 415.72m chromosome 1 map unlocalized CBS415.72m_1, whole genome shotgun sequence genome has a segment encoding these proteins:
- a CDS encoding uncharacterized protein (EggNog:ENOG503PN1V) — protein sequence MASLSEDRPLKKKKSRNIKLSKNGNPTSRPFLSRVFGMATTLVITLGLVGVVIYLRKTLPDGSKPSYASSSTLQARGGGAEGATIIERQRNLFTLAPVFTAGPPILPGDFPIISSTVDCTTVMVPARQVKRQGYWHTYCSTSYFTITRTPTVTLTTKGPLFTLRPTRIFTFRLPSGSPVVDCTTYVIPDKLKRGEEVDCTTRYVPFTTSTRPTTTVTTTPTETPTETSTITPPTTRPPTSMTISTSSTVFSSTISTSTTTTTTIVEEISTMPTVVDPCATTWMDCQDRIEGKCLTFTLTLSNCPSTSTETVTTTTPIVTSTVTAPPIVDTCMATSVTCTTIPIILARGLRRADRIDCMTSFSTLEECISTSTTTTTPSTSLQTSTTSGNATTITISPSFTSINLSTSTTGTEETTSTSSSEQSTSAEVSTTDLPETLPTSEIESPTTVIIPPLTTSTATFASIPTAISISTSRNPLITTPTTAPTTTSTITPNTSPTAFSAATTAVIPSTSVTNTLTTIPSAMSVTTTPITTPTTTPETPSTVSPTISTNTLLTPSSVVSSNAESNPGSTTLTNVRIPGVSTSLQTETTNTESTSLISLASGGTSTRNVQTTDPTNTATFWGTEAATETNSDPFVIAQVSSQPEPDSTALTVTGSSSSSVTSILTTNTETEEAAKSTSSQESTIVTGSISSVVSSSETNPSRILSSTLSSPDTTHFSSFSSAQKSSGASTEEPTPIAQTGQTATGSATVGPGETTATSSPSPDTGAPALMSWPYWKITESLTGNHAPLIVGRGFMLMMGAFYQQVITHDPVRQLTSGGISATELVSPPIGASEFGLFVAQIGTIFVAGGTYVDTNYCNDLASPTNINPCPPKITGNPWVLDIIITILVIQAGVVAYTMSKWFQKPGRLSADPTTIAGVAAVMGHPQIEQQFSSFGGEITQQELLHALKGQEFKLGTFTTEDGVTKYGIMPVALYERKDRNQRGWWARTRDTVRSGFNKAMFFRNWKLNRLFLDVVFGLLLVALLGLTLASLANIDQPQKVFLPTAVASGVGMKILFALLGVLISSNWGRLFQDTQTFSPYFPLRDGEARPNPTILLNRHSSPICAFIPLLRNRHLAAASVACTGIIAEFLIIALAGLPYRPGQLRSEFLFCGIASTIILCVMLVQLALVIIWRRKLPHLPRQPDTIAAVMTYVAGTSMVRDFYGLEEMKTKERNKAIVQMGKVYAYGWRQEPEGGIRWIVDEVPDAERKSFLSGTRTSAESSAGGRGWYRPRGREWRRDV from the exons ATGGCGTCCCTCTCAGAAGATCGACCtttgaagaaaaagaagagcagAAATATCAAACTCTCCA AAAATGGGAATCCAACATCTAGGCCCTTCTTGTCGAGAGTTTTTGGAATGGCTACAACTTTGGTGATTACATTGGGGCTTGTTGGCGTTGTCATCTATCTGAGAAAGACTCTCCCGGACGGTTCAAAGCCAAGCTATGCCAGCTCATCCACACTGCAAgcgcgaggagggggagcggaGGGAGCAACAATAATTGAACGCCAGAGAAACTTGTTTACCCTAGCGCCAGTCTTCACGGCTGGACCGCCAATACTGCCCGGAGACTTCCCGATCATTTCAAGCACTGTAGACTGCACAACAGTCATGGTTCCAGCGCGTCAAGTCAAACGACAGGGATATTGGCACACATACTGCTCGACAAGCTATTTCACAATTACTCGGACACCGACCGTAACTTTGACAACAAAGGGGCCGCTCTTCACTCTGAGGCCGACGAGAATATTTACTTTTAGACTTCCATCCGGCTCTCCTGTGGTAGATTGTACTACCTATGTTATCCCAGATAAGCTCAAGcgcggcgaggaggttgactgCACGACTAGATACGTGCCTttcaccacatccaccaggccaacaacaactgTAACGACAACCCCAACAGAGACCCCTACAGAGACCTCGACAATAacgcctccaacaacacggcCGCCCACATCGATGACGATCTCGACCAGCTCAACAGTCTTCTCGTCCACAATATCAACatcgacaacgacaacaacaacaatagtGGAAGAGATATCCACTATGCCAACCGTTGTTGATCCCTGCGCTACGACATGGATGGACTGTCAGGACCGCATCGAGGGTAAATGCCTCACGTTTACCTTGACACTTTCGAATTGcccttccacctcgaccgAAACTGTGACAACCACCACGCCGATAGTTACGTCAACCGTCACTGCACCACCCATTGTCGATACATGCATGGCAACTTCGGTAACCTGTACAACCATACCGATTATTCTTGCAAGGGGTCTGAGAAGGGCTGACAGGATTGACTGTATGACGTCTTTTTCAACTTTGGAAGAATGCAtttccacctccacaacTACTACCACTCCTTCCACAAGCTTGCAGACTTCAACCACTTCGGGAAATGCAACAACAATTACCATCTCGCCATCATTCACTTCTATTAACTTGAGTACCTCCACCACGGGTACGGAGGAAACTACATCCACCTCTTCATCAGAGCAGTCAACGTCCGCCGAAGTCAGTACTACAGATCTTCCCGAGACACTACCAACCTCTGAGATAGAGTCTCCAACTACTGTTATAATTCCGCCTTTGACTACCTCAACAGCCACCTTTGCATCCATCCCAACAGCTATCTCTATATCCACCTCAAGAAACCCTCTTATCACCACTCCAACAA CTGCTCCAACAACTACCTCAACTATTACTCCAAATACTAGTCCAAcagccttctcagcagcCACCACAGCGGTTATTCCATCGACTTCTGTGACCAATACTTTGACAACAATACCCTCTGCAATGTCAGTCACAACCACTCCGATAACGACTCCTACTACGACGCCAGAGACTCCATCAACGGTCTCACCAACGATTTCGACAAATACCTTATTGACTCCGTCATCGGTTGTGTCTTCAAATGCCGAATCCAATCCAGGCTCAACGACCTTAACAAATGTGCGGATTCCCGGAGTAAGCACTAGCCTCCAGACCGAGACGACAAACACGGAGTCGACCAGCTTAATCTCTTTAGCTTCAGGTGGAACTTCGACGCGGAATGTGCAGACCACGGATCCTACAAACACAGCAACGTTTTGGGGGACTGAAGCAGCGACAGAGACAAACTCGGACCCATTTGTTATTGCCCAAGTATCGTCTCAACCGGAGCCCGATTCCACAGCATTGACTGTGACTGGTTCTAGCTCGAGTTCGGTGACGTCAATTCTGACAACAAATACGGAGACTGAGGAAGCTGCCAAGTCAACTTCTTCCCAAGAATCGACAATTGTCACGGGGTCAATCTCGTCCGTCGTATCATCTTCTGAGACCAATCCATCCAGGATTTTGTCCTCCACGCTGTCTAGCCCCGACACAACTCATTTTTCATCTTTCTCCTCTGCTCAGAAATCTTCTGGGGCTTCAACTGAAGAACCCACACCGATAGCCCAAACAGGTCAAACAGCGACCGGCTCAGCAACCGTTGGTCCAGGTGAAACcacagcaacatcatcaccaagcccAGATACAGGCGCCCCAGCCCTCATGTCATGGCCATATTGGAAGATCACAGAGTCCCTCACTGGAAACCATGCCCCTCTGATCGTAGGGCGAGGTTTCATGCTCATGATGGGTGCCTTCTACCAACAGGTCATCACCCATGACCCAGTCAGGCAGCTCACAAGCGGGGGCATCTCTGCCACAGAACTTGTCAGTCCCCCGATCGGAGCTTCCGAGTTTGGTCTCTTTGTAGCTCAAATTGGCACCATCTTCGTAGCCGGTGGGACATACGTCGATACCAACTACTGCAACGACCTCGCATctcccaccaacatcaacccctgTCCTCCCAAAATCACCGGAAATCCATGGGttctcgacatcatcattaCCATTCTGGTGATCCAAGCCGGGGTGGTAGCCTACACGATGAGCAAGTGGTTCCAAAAGCCAGGGCGCCTCTCGGCTGACCCTACTACCATTGCCGGCGTGGCAGCCGTAATGGGCCATCCACAGATTGAACAGCAGTTTTCGTCTTTTGGCGGGGAGATCACACAACAGGAACTGCTGCATGCCCTCAAGGGGCAGGAATTCAAGCTCGGGACTTTTACCACCGAGGATGGGGTCACAAAGTATGGGATTATGCCTGTGGCTTTGTATGAGAGGAAGGATAGGAACcagagggggtggtgggcgaggacgagggacACCGTCCGGTCGGGGTTCAACAAGGCGATGTTTTTTAGGAATTGGAAGCTGAATAGGCTGtttcttgatgttgttttcGGACTGTTGCTGGTGGCTCTGCTTGGGCTAACGCTGGCTTCGTTGGCGAATATTGACCAGCCGCAAAAGGTGTTTTTGCCGACGGCTGTTGCTAGTGGAGTTGGGATGAAGATTTTGTTTGCGCTTTTGGGGGTGCTGATCTCGTCGAattgggggaggttgtttCAGG ATACCCAAACCTTCAGCCCCTATTTTCCCCTGAGAGACGGAGAAGCACGGCCAAACCCAACCATTCTCCTAAACCGCCACAGCAGCCCCATCTGCGCTTTCATTCCCCTCCTACGCAACAGACATCTCGCTGCAGCATCAGTGGCATGCACCGGGATCATCGCAGAGTTtctcatcatcgccctcgCTGGCCTGCCTTATCGACCGGGTCAGCTTCGATCCGAGTTCTTGTTTTGCGGCATCGCTAGTACCATCATCCTCTGCGTCATGCTAGTGCAGTTGGCACTGGTGATTATCTGGCGCAGAAAACTGCCTCACTTGCCCCGCCAGCCGGATACAATTGCTGCGGTGATGACATACGTCGCTGGCACGAGCATGGTGAGAGACTTTTATGGGTTGGAAGAGATGAAGACCAAGGAGAGGAACAAGGCGATTGTCCAAATGGGCAAAGTGTATGCGTATGGGTGGAGGCAAGAGCCGGAGGGTGGGATAAGATGGATTGTGGATGAGGTTCCTGACgcggagaggaagagttTCTTGTCGGGGACGAGAACGAGTGCAGAGTCGTCggctggagggaggggttggtaTAGACCGAGGGGCCGGGAATGGAGGAGGGACGTATAG
- a CDS encoding uncharacterized protein (EggNog:ENOG503NZQZ; COG:S) gives MTSSIKLSAPLSLTHIGTATALIHLGDDSNPVTLITDPFFSHAPFEFDMGLLVLKASIEPALGLANLPPIDAVLLSHEDHVDNLDEPGRRLLEGRIVLTTPDGAKNLAPRPGVKALQPWETVSIKLQGQTFEVTGTPCVHLPGGEVTGFILTTESFGKTDGKPNAIFFSGDTIYIPELAKMKEKYHISVALLNLGKATAPLPTGPLVITMDGAQAVKLFRELGADVLVPMHFESWDHFKEQREDLAQSFKAEGLDKEVLWLEPGKKTKLV, from the exons ATGACCTCCTCGATCAAACTCTCGGCCCCTCTGAGCCTCACCCACATCGGCACTGCGACTGCCCTCATTCATCTTGGGGACGATAGCAACCCTGTCACACTCATCACcgaccccttcttctctcatGCCCCATTTGAATTCGATATGGGTCTCCTTGTCCTCAAGGCATCCATTGAACCGGCTCTAGGCCTTGCCAATCTCCCTCCTATCGATGCTGTTCTCCTGAGCCACGAGGACCATGTCGACAATCTTGACGAGCCTGGCCGCCGTCTTCTCGAAGGCCGCATCGTGCTCACCACCCCTGACGGAGCAAAGAACCTTGCTCCTCGGCCTGGTGTCAAAGCTTTGCAGCCttg GGAGACTGTTTCTATCAAGCTCCAGGGACAGACTTTTGAGGTTACTGGAACCCCTTGCGTCCACCTtcctggtggtgaggtcACTGGCTTCATCCTGACAACGGAATCGTTTGGAAAGACTGATGGCAAGCCAAACGCGATATTCTTCTCTGGGGACACAATTTACATCCCTGAGCTGGCaaagatgaaggagaagtACC ACATCTCCGTCGCCTTGCTCAACCTAGGCAAGGCAACAGCCCCTCTCCCCACGGGCCCCCTTGTAATCACCATGGACGGCGCGCAGGCAGTAAAGCTGTTCCGAGAGCTGGGAGCTGACGTGCTGGTCCCCATGCACTTTGAGAGTTGGGATCACTTCAAGGAGCAGCGGGAAGATTTGGCGCAGTCGTTCAAGGCCGAGGGGTTGGACAAGGAGGTTTTGTGGCTGGAGCCTGggaagaagaccaagcttgttTAG
- the RPT4 gene encoding 26S proteasome subunit rpt4 (COG:O; EggNog:ENOG503NVBE): protein MSDQEREHALASFKKKLIESREWETKLKNLRLEIKGLQKDFDNTEDHIKALQSVGQIIGEVLKQLDEERFIVKASSGPRYVVGCRSKVDKAKLKQGTRVALDMTTLTIMRMLPREVDPLVYNMSLEDPGQVSFGGIGGLNDQIRELREVIELPLKNPELFLRVGIKPPKGVLLYGPPGTGKTLLARAVASSLETNFLKVVASAIVDKYIGESARLIREMFGYAKEHEPCIIFMDEIDAIGGRRFSEGTSADREIQRTLMELLNQLDGFDYLGKTKIIMATNRPDTLDPALLRAGRLDRKIEIPLPNEVGRLEILKIHAAGVAKEGEIDFESVVKMSDGLNGADLRNVVTEAGLFAIKADRDAINQDDFNKAVRKVAESKKLEGKLEYQKL, encoded by the exons ATGTCGGACCAGGAGCGCGAGCATGCTCTCGCCAGCTTCAAGAAGAAGTTGATTGAGTCGCGAGAGTGGGAAACCAAGCTCAAGAACCTCCGGCTCGAAATCAAGGGTCTTCAGAAGGACTTTGACAACACAGAGGATCACATCAAGGCGTTACAAAGTGTCGGGCAGATTATTGGCGAGGTACTGAAGCagcttgacgaggagaggt TCATTGTTAAGGCCTCGTCAGGTCCTCGTTACGTCGTCGGTTGCCGCTCCAAGGTCGACAAAGCGAAGCTCAAGCAAGGAACCCGTGTGGCGCTTGATATGACGACACTCACCATCATGCGCATGCTTCCCCGCGAGGTTGACCCCCTCGTCTACAACATGTCTTTGGAAGATCCGGGCCAGGTCAGCTTCGGCGGAATTGGTGGTCTCAACGACCAGATTCGCGAGCTCAGAGAAGTCATTGAGCTTCCGCTCAAGAACCCAGAGTTGTTCCTGCGAGTAGGTATCAAGCCACCCAAAGGCGTGCTTCTGTACGGTCCACCAGGTACCGGCAAGACCTTACTTGCCCGAGCAGTTGCTAGTAGTCTGGAGACGAATTTTCTAAAGG TCGTTGCATCAGCTATCGTCGACAAATACATTGGCGAGTCTGCCAGGTTGATCCGCGAAATGTTCGGATACGCAAAGGAGCACGAACCCTGCATTATCTTCATGGACGAAATCGACGCCATCGGTGGCCGCCGGTTCAGCGAAGGTACTAGTGCCGATCGTGAAATCCAGCGGACGTTGATGGAGCTGCTCAACCAGCTCGACGGTTTCGACTATCTCGGGAAAACCAAGATCATCATGGCCACGAACCGACCTGACACACTCGACCCTGCGCTGCTACGTGCCGGGCGTCTAGACCGCAAGATTGAgattcccctccccaatgaGGTTGGACGTCTGGAGATTCTCAAGATTCACGCCGCGGGCGTGGCCAAGGAAGGGGAGATTGACTTTGAGAGCGTGGTGAAGATGAGCGATGGGCTGAACGGTGCCGATTTGCGAAACGTGGTTACCGAGGC CGGCCTCTTCGCCATCAAGGCCGACAGAGATGCGATTAATCAGGATGACTTCAA
- a CDS encoding uncharacterized protein (EggNog:ENOG503PRE8; COG:S): MHISPQEAHHVAVLAGQGECAKLVTAVKALALREHESPADILIACKDDFQQTAAHIAAKSGQSKSIDTLSDLLDDNEKRAIYFNMANRFSGDRPIHTAMRHGYLDAFKALVNHGADPTLKNRFGDVVEDYPGDFEPEEVSRIVEGYRTKVDKLRT, translated from the exons ATGCATATTTCTCCACAAGAAGCCCACCACGTCGCCGTTCTTGCCGGTCAGGGAGAATGCGCCAAACTGGTGACAGCCGTCAAAGCTCTAGCGTTGCGAGAACATGAGTCGCCTGCCGACATCCTTATTGCTTGCAAGGACGACTTTCAACAAACAGCTGCGCATATTGCTGCAAAATCGGGGCAGTCAA AGTCCATCGACACACTATCCGATCTTTTGGATGACAATGAGAAAAGAGCAATCTATTTCAACATGGCTAACCGTTTTTCCGGGGATCGGCCCATCCATACAGCCATGCGCCATGGGTATCTGGATGCTTTCAAAGCCTTGGTCAATCATGGCGCGGACCCGACCCTGAAGAATCGCTTTGGAGATGTCGTTGAGGATTATCCAGGTGACTTTGAGCCAGAGGAGGTATCACGAATTGTGGAGGGGTATAGGACTAAGGTGGACAAACTCAGGACATAA
- a CDS encoding uncharacterized protein (EggNog:ENOG503NZ6Q; CAZy:GT2_Glycos_transf; COG:M; CAZy:GT2_Glyco_tranf_2): MHSPVEDDYRLRQAAKAPLPTSHGRNKSTSSILSTSKASLPLLLDSLGNPITFDNTITDTDCMVVTEIGNDEEYDQIQSNFGPVRRFLTRFVFLTAIIPCILLLWASKIQGEILLALGQDGSLGGVKLYLAWFAFAIEGLWSADAIAASLVKAASLFARYRPRLRLLGDNVPCVDIIIPVCNEKLDIIQDTVRATLNIDYPAHRFRVIVSDDGRNQKLEAWVLQLAADTPNLYYTARVKYGPAGYKAGNLNHAITVSDTLPGGRAELVAGLDADMIPEKRWLRACVAHLIRDPKMGVVCPAQLFYNVPDNDPLNQQSSINWLCMDIIRDHAGLGWNLGSGWVVRREAVDDIGGFPTDCLVEDIYSSMLQMAEGWRSAYLAESLQYGLVPETYAAHVKQFARWYIGGAQMFVNFKGYLSSKLTKQMTLAAKLVGFSSGINVHAKAQLATVFMLLTPFVFLTGTHLMYWRDEAEMKLLLRLYCAIVLTRYLHDCHIGVMAGYRVAVMETGMMRYMSHYYTVAWFKTFFLASKSGTLHAVLLSASGCAISFSTVVPGFN, encoded by the exons ATGCACTCTCCGGTAGAGGACGACTATCGCCTCAGGCAGGCGGCCAAAGCGCCCCTACCAACCTCTCACGGCCGAAACAAGTCAACATCATCCATTCTGTCAACCTCCAAAgcatctcttcctcttcttttggaCAGTTTGGGCAATCCAATTACCTttgacaacaccatcaccgacacAGATTGCATGGTGGTTACTGAAATCGGCAATGACGAAGAATACGACCAAATCCAGTCCAACTTCGGGCCTGTGCGTCGATTCTTGACCCGGTTCGTGTTTTTGACTGCCATCATCCCTTGCATTCTGCTTTTATGGGCTTCCAAAATCCAGGGAGAGATCCTGTTGGCTCTTGGACAGGACGGAAGCTTGGGTGGAGTCAAGCTCTATCTCGCATGGTTTGCTTTTGCCATTGAGGGTCTCTGGTCAG CCGACGCAATCGCTGCCTCTTTGGTCAAAGCAGCATCCTTGTTTGCTCGGTATCGGCCCAGACTTCGGTTACTGGGTGATAATGTGCCGTGCgtggacatcatcatcccagtCTGCAACGAGAAGCTCGACATCATCCAAGATACCGTTCGCGCTACACTCAACATCGACTACCCTGCTCATCGGTTCAGAGTCATCGTGTCTGATGATGGCCGGAACCAAAAGCTGGAGGCTTGGGTTTTGCAGCTGGCCGCCGACACGCCCAACTTGTATTACACCGCGCGTGTCAAGTATGGGCCGGCAGGGTACAAAGCTGGCAACCTCAATCATGCAATTACTGTGTCTGACACCCTTCCTGGTGGGCGGGCTGAGCTTGTAGCTGGGTTGGATGCTGATATGATTCCTGAAAAGAGGTGGCTGAGGGCGTGTGTTGCACATCTGATCAGGGATCCCAAGATGGGAGTTGTTTGTCCTGCCCAATTGTTCTACAATGTGCCGGACAATGACCCACTGAATCAGCAGAGTTCTATCAACTGGCTTTGTATGGACATCATCAGGGACCATGCCGGACTCGGCTG GAATCTCGGATCTGGCTGGGTCGTCCGAAGAGAGGCGGTGGACGATATCGGTGGGTTTCCTACAGACTGCCTTGTCGAGGATATCTACAGCTCCATGCTGCAGATGGCAGAGGGGTGGCGCTCTGCCTATCTGGCCGAGTCGCTTCAGTATGGTCTGGTTCCCGAAACATATGCTGCTCATGTGAAGCAATTTGCTCGATGG TACATCGGTGGAGCTCAGATGTTTGTCAACTTCAAGGGATATCTCTCCAGCAAACTGACCAAGCAGATGACCCTTGCTGCCAAGTTGGTTGGCTTCTCCAGCGGTATCAACGTCCACGCCAAGGCTCAGCTAGCCACGGTATTCATGTTGTTGACGCCCTTTGTGTTCTTGACTGGTACGCACCTGATGTATTGGCGAGACGAGGCGGAAATGAAGCTATTGCTTCGACTTTACTGTGCCATTGTCCTGACTCGCTATCTTCATGACTGCCACATCGGTGTGATGGCTGGGTACCGGGTTGCAGTCATGGAGACGGGTATGATGAGATACATGTCTCATT ATTACACTGTTGCGTGGTTCAAGACGTTTTTCCTGG CCTCCAAGAGCGGAACCCTGCACGCCGTGCTCCTTTCCGCGAGCGGCTGCGCCATATCCTTTTCGACTGTGGTGCCTGGGTTCAACTGA
- a CDS encoding uncharacterized protein (EggNog:ENOG503P4G3), with translation MKIRQRTTCQICRQKKISCDGRKPSCGQCLLRNITCPGYPPDWIFISQFAPSNIQTKPILARVSGHPGVTKHPPSQLPGILLNRKTHEPNGSLRSLYHEDLPLDKLIEIIIQGYVPGTDVAAIQRGVSASTPRICGAWAELLPDLVKAGNNTALNAAIKAFAFSILVCETQRKIPMATALEAYSVALRSVNDSLKIPNKSSLVQLMAAVMCLLFAELVLPTSLESWTAHLEGLGELMQTREPQFYASGIAHRLFVGARPALIVLKIQSRKASFLASKEWQTAPFQEIIPSPMQALMNEATVIPGIIERMSQEAGITTADRLLTELEALLDRLALWETSFQATPEAPRFWYDGDCIWFDSLTTANGLTHCWAFNVICLTCVGKIVGLFPDLRPFAHISRGMISQETRRMSMLICRSTKYLMQDKMKLFGPTSIVLPLQTAYDTLKAGGAETERDFACCKEILESALGEKHFLSLFFKGDV, from the exons ATGAAGATTCGACAGAGGACGACATGTCAAATCTGCaggcagaagaagatcaGT TGTGACGGGAGAAAGCCTTCATGTGGCCAATGTCTCCTCCGCAACATCACCTGCCCCGGATATCCACCGGATTGGATATTCATCTCTCAGTTCGCTCCATCTAACATTCAGACAAAGCCGATACTTGCTAGAGTGTCTGGTCACCCTGGCGTAACCAAGCATCCCCCCTCTCAGCTTCCAGGCATACTCTTGAACCGGAAAACGCATGAGCCGAATGGGAGTCTCAGGTCGCTTTACCACGAAGACCTACCGCTTGACAAGCTGATAGAAATCATCATCCAGGGATATGTTCCAGGTACTGATGTTGCGGCGATTCAAAGAGGCGTCAGTGCGTCTACTCCTCGAATATGCG GGGCGTGGGCAGAACTACTACCAGATCTCGTCAAAGCTGGTAACAACACAGCTTTGAATGCCGCCATCAAAGCCTTTGCTTTCTCCATACTCGTGTGCGAGACGCAACGCAAGATCCCCATGGCGACGGCGCTTGAAGCATATAGCGTAGCGTTACGATCCGTCAACGACTCGCTCAAGATCCCCAACAAGTCGTCGTTGGTTCAGCTAATGGCTGCTGTAATGTGCTTGCTCTTTGCTGAGCTTGTGTTGCCAACAAGCCTTGAAAGCTGGACCGCTCATTTAGAGGGACTTGGGGAGTTGATGCAGACGCGGGAGCCACAGTTTTACGCATCAGGCATCGCCCACAGGCTATTTGTCGGGGCAAGACCGGCATTG ATTGTACTGAAGATCCAGTCGAGAAAGGCATCTTTCCTTGCCTCAAAAGAGTGGCAAACAGCTCCTTTCCAAGAGATCATTCCTTCGCCAATGCAAGCATTGATGAACGAAGCAACTGTTATTCCGGGCATCATCGAAAGAATGAGCCAGGAGGCTGGAATCACGACTGCTGACAGGCTATTGACGGAGCTCGAAGCATTGCTTGACCGACTTGCGCTGTGGGAAACAAGCTTCCAGGCCACTCCCGAGGCCCCTCGTTTCTGGTATGATGGAGACTGCATCTGGTTTGACAGCCTCACAACAGCTAACGGCCTGACGCATTGCTGGGCATTCAATGTGATTTGCTTGACATGTGTCGGGAAGATTGTGGGCTTATTTCCAGACCTGCGTCCCTTTGCTCATATATCGCGAGGGATGATCTCTCAAGAAACCAGGCGGATGTCGATGCTCATATGCCGGAGCACCAAGTATTTGATGCAAGACAAGATGAAGCTCTTTGGACCAACATCTAttgtcctccccctccaaacagCGTATGACACCCTGAAGGCTGGAGGCGCCGAAACGGAGAGGGATTTCGCTTGCTGCAAAGAGATACTTGAGTCAGCTCTTGGAGAAAAGCACTTTTTATCTCTCTTTTTCAAAGGAGACGTGTAA
- a CDS encoding uncharacterized protein (EggNog:ENOG503PQT7): MRAFIQTIIFFLLSLQMVAALVIPVPLKTSSTPRRRDTSKESESAMPPTQYKITDFYGQAACHNVLTSCRADSDCCSGLQCGNFEGEMLCTPRG, encoded by the exons ATGCGAGCCTTCATCCagaccatcatcttcttcctgctcAGCCTGCAAATGGTTGCTGCGTTGGTCATTCCCGTTCCTCTCAAGACCTCATCTACTCCCCGGCGACGAGATACATCGAAGGAGTCTGAGTCAGCGATGCCGCCAACCCAATACAAGATCACCGACTTCTACGGCCAAGCA GCATGCCACAACGTCTTGACATCGTGCCGCGCGGATTCCGACTGTTGCTCTGGGCTGCAGTGTGGAAACTTTGAAGGGGAGATGCTGTGTACGCCTCGAGGTTAA